The stretch of DNA AAACAGGTTGCTCTGAATGGTAGCATCAGTCTAAAAACTAATGATGTAGGAGAGCTCTATGCGACCGATTTGCTAATAAATTATGGACAGCATAATATCTCATCCAATACAAAAATCAAAATAGTATACAAAAACATCGACCTCACAGCTCAAAGTTTTAACACCAATGAGAAGAGGATTATAAGCTTTTCTGGCCCTATAAAATTGCAAATCAAGAGCTAACTCGGTAACTACCTTATTCTTAGACCGAGTTTTAATTTCTGGGCGTTAACTGAGTTGGATATATTAGATTTTGAGTTTCCTTCATCCGCCCTTCTTTTTTTGATTGGTCCTCTATTATTTTTACTTCCCGTTTTACGTTTAGGAGCCTGATTGTGTTGTGCTTTCTCTATTTTACTGCTCTTCGCTTGAGCAGCTCTTACCAACTCTTCCTCCCTTCTTTGGGTTCTTAGCTCGGCATTTGTTTTTGCTTGCTCACGCAATACTACGTGCTCTTCAGATACTATACCGCACTCCTCTCCGTTTAAATCATACCTTGGAGTACCAGCAATATGAAGATCAACATATCGTTTTTCCGTACAATAAGATTGAAAAAATTTCCGTAACCTCTTTTTATCTATCTTGTCTCCCATATCTGCCAAAATATCTTGTGACACTCCCACTTTCAACAACAAAGGGCTGTTTTTTTTAAACAGCTTTGGATACTTTTCAGCCAGCATAGAAAATACCTCTTCATACTCTTCCTTTAAGAAGGAAATTTCTTTCTTATTATTCATTTTCACCTATTTTTTAATTGTCGTAACCAGCGCACGAAACCACTCTTATACCTCGTTTACTTTATCGAGATGTCAAAGAAGACCAGCTCTTAAAATACATAGCTCTCTAACTCTTGTCCCGTATCATATAACATAGTTCTAACATATTCAATACTGGGAGTGTTGCAAGATGGAATAAAGAAAGGTATAGTGGAGTGGATTACAGAATAAAGAAGAGAAAAATGGGTTCTGTCGCATCTGTTAATTTTTGAAATAAAAAGTAAAAATTAAGAATTTTTAACTCCCGATTTTCCGCACTTTGAAATTTTCACTTTTCACTTTTTGCACTGAATTTTCACAGATGCGACAGAACCATTATTCCTGTTAGTGTATTTAATCTTGATTTCTTGAGTGAAAAATGTTCTGATAAAGACCGAGTCAAGTCCATTACTTTCTTCTATATTCTAAAAACTTGAAAGTACGTGAACCTTCGCTCTTTTGCAATGCTATATTTTTGTTTTTGTCCAGTGCTGAGATGCTTGAATATACTAAATACATCAGAAACAGTAAAGAACCGCCCAAGCAGCTAGTTGTCATGCTCCATGGATATGGCTCTAATAAAAACGACCTTATCACCTTAGCCCCAGAGTTGTCTGAATATGCGCCTAGTGCTTTGTTCATATCACCTGGTGCCCCATTTCAAATGGAGGGATATATGAGGGAAGACTGCAGGCAATGGTTTAGTCTGAACGACAGGTCTAAAGAAGCTCTTTTAAAAGAGATGGCTACAGTTGAAAAAATAATTTTAAATTTTATTTCTGAACAACTAAAGGAGCATGATTTAAATGAGGATAATCTATGTCTTCTTGGTTTTTCACAGGGAACTATGCTTTCATTGTACCTTGTATTGGAAGGATTGATCAAGCCGAAAATTGTTTTGGGGTATTCCGGCAGAACTATGCAAAATAATTGGAAATGTCAGGGCAACCCAAAATCAACTAAAATTATGTTGATCCACGGCAAAGAAGATGCAATTATTCCTATTGAAGACATGAAAACGACAGATCAAATTCTGCAAAAGCACGGGTTTCAAACGCAAACCCACAGCATCAGATACCTTGCCCATGGGATAGATAAAGATGGCATCAATTTTGGCGGCATTTTTTTACGGGATAATTTTTTAACTCTTGAGGTGTAGAGTTGGAGTTCAACACAAGAAGAAAATCCAGTATTTGGGGTTCAGTTGATTTGGTGGCTTTGGCTAATATTGTTTTTATAATGCTTTTAGGAATATTACTACTTGCCTCGGCAGGGGCTGGTGTTGCAGAAAAACTGAAGTTACCAAGTTATTACTTTTTTAAAAAACAACTTGTCTTTTTGGTTTTAGGGATGGGTATAATTTTATTCCTAATATCTTTGAGCGAAAAATCTATCAGGAGAATAGTGTTGCTAGGTTTTATTTCCACAACAGCTTTGCTAGTATTGGTGATATTTTTTGGTGACGCGACTAAAGGAGCAAAAAGGTGGTTGAACGTTTTTGGATTTTCGTTACAACCATCTGAATTTTTGAAACCATTCTACACATGTTTTTTAGCAATCATCCTTTCACATGCAAATGCTAAAGTTAACCTAAAAACTTTTAGCATATGCATCTTTTTTAATATAATAGTCGCAGGTTTGTTATTGCTACAGCCGGACTTTGGTATGACCGTTGTAAACACCATGGCAACATTCGCTTTGCTGTTCATAGCTGGCATAAAACTCTCCTGGGTGCTTGTGATGTTTGTTTTTTTTATATGCTCTGTATACGTTGCTTACCTGTGTTTTCCTCATGTTGCAAGTAGGGTGAATAAATTTATAAATCCCGTGGATTCATCAAATTATCAGGTGCAAAAGTCTTTATCTTCTTATCTAGATGGTGGGTTGTTTGGCAAAGGTCCTGGCGAGGGAACCATAAAATATAATTTGCCTGATGCTCATACAGACTTTATATTTGCAGTTGGTGCTGAGGAATTTGGTGTGATTTTCTGCCTTTTAATTATGCTGACTTTTGCCATTTTTATTTTAAGAGGGTTTTGGGGATTAACAAAACTAACAAATTTATTTCATATATACGCTTCTTTTGGAATATTACTTCACTTTGCTATGCAATTTTTGTTCAATATAGGAGTAACATTAAATTTGTTCCCAACAAAGGGGATGACACTTCCATTTATCAGTTATGGAGGCTCATCAATGATAGCATTTTCA from Candidatus Bandiella woodruffii encodes:
- a CDS encoding ProQ/FinO family protein, producing MNNKKEISFLKEEYEEVFSMLAEKYPKLFKKNSPLLLKVGVSQDILADMGDKIDKKRLRKFFQSYCTEKRYVDLHIAGTPRYDLNGEECGIVSEEHVVLREQAKTNAELRTQRREEELVRAAQAKSSKIEKAQHNQAPKRKTGSKNNRGPIKKRRADEGNSKSNISNSVNAQKLKLGLRIR
- a CDS encoding putative peptidoglycan glycosyltransferase FtsW, whose translation is MANIVFIMLLGILLLASAGAGVAEKLKLPSYYFFKKQLVFLVLGMGIILFLISLSEKSIRRIVLLGFISTTALLVLVIFFGDATKGAKRWLNVFGFSLQPSEFLKPFYTCFLAIILSHANAKVNLKTFSICIFFNIIVAGLLLLQPDFGMTVVNTMATFALLFIAGIKLSWVLVMFVFFICSVYVAYLCFPHVASRVNKFINPVDSSNYQVQKSLSSYLDGGLFGKGPGEGTIKYNLPDAHTDFIFAVGAEEFGVIFCLLIMLTFAIFILRGFWGLTKLTNLFHIYASFGILLHFAMQFLFNIGVTLNLFPTKGMTLPFISYGGSSMIAFSIAAGIYLNLSSKKHVANSVVAKKFVFIQDKY